Genomic window (Caldinitratiruptor microaerophilus):
GTGATCATGCTCCGGATGCCGCGGGGCATCCTCGGGTTCCGCGAGCTGAGCCTGGGCGGGCTCTTCCGGCCAAGGGGGGTGTCCCGGCGTGCCGCTGCTTGAGATGGACCGCGTCACGATGGCCTTCGGCGGGCTGAGGGCCGTCGAGGACTTCACCCTCCGGCTCGAGCCCGGCGAGCTCGTGGGCCTCATCGGCCCGAACGGAGCCGGCAAGACGACCGTGTTCAACGTGATCACCGGCGTGTACCGGCCCACCGCCGGGCGCATCCGCTTCCAGGGCCAGGATATCGCCGGCCGGCCGCCCGCTGACATCACCCGCCTCGGGATCGCCCGGACCTTCCAGAACATCCGCCTCTTCGCCGACATGACGGTGCTGGAGAACATCCTCGTCGCCTACAACTTCCGGGTGGCGTACGGATTCTGGCGGGCGATCTTCCGGGGGCCGAGCTTCCACGCCGAGGAGCGGCGGCTGCGGGACGAGGCCATGGAGCTCCTGCGCCTGGTGCACCTCCACGACAAGGCCGGCTACCCGGCCGGGAGCCTTCCCTACGGCGAGCAGCGGCGGCTGGAGATCGCCCGGGCGCTGGCCACCCGGCCCCGTCTGCTCCTCCTGGACGAGCCGGCCGCGGGGATGAACCCCGCGGAGGGCCAGGAACTCATGGAGTTCATCCGCTGGGTCCGGAGCCGGTTCGACCTCACGATCCTCCTGATCGAGCACCACATGCCGATCGTCATGGGCGTCTGCGAGCGGGTCCTGGTGCTTGACTTCGGCCGGGTGATCGCAGAGGGCAAGCCGGCCGAGATCCAGAACAACCCCCGG
Coding sequences:
- a CDS encoding ABC transporter ATP-binding protein; its protein translation is MPLLEMDRVTMAFGGLRAVEDFTLRLEPGELVGLIGPNGAGKTTVFNVITGVYRPTAGRIRFQGQDIAGRPPADITRLGIARTFQNIRLFADMTVLENILVAYNFRVAYGFWRAIFRGPSFHAEERRLRDEAMELLRLVHLHDKAGYPAGSLPYGEQRRLEIARALATRPRLLLLDEPAAGMNPAEGQELMEFIRWVRSRFDLTILLIEHHMPIVMGVCERVLVLDFGRVIAEGKPAEIQNNPRVIEAYLGEEEAAG